One genomic segment of Streptomyces sp. RerS4 includes these proteins:
- a CDS encoding geranylgeranyl reductase family protein, protein MWDVVVVGAGPAGASAAHAAATAGRRVLLLEKAELPRYKTCGGGIIGPSRDALPPGFVLSFQDRVHAVTFSLNGKLTRTRRSKGMLFGLINRPEFDAALVAEAEKAGATVRTGTAVSRVEQHGAAVPDRRTVAVVLADGETVLARAVVGADGSASRIGAHVGVEMDQVDLGLEVEIPVPATVAEDWKGRVLIDWGPLPGSYGWVFPKGDTLTVGVISAKGEGAATKRYLDDFIARLGLAGFEPAVSSGHLTRCRTPDSPLSRGRVLVAGDAAGLLEPWTREGISFALRSGRLAGEWAVKISEAQDAVDARRQALNYAFAVKAGLGVEMAVGKRMLTVFESRPGMLHAAITGFRPAWLAFARITRGATTLADMVRTYPMARKALHLLDARQARDGRA, encoded by the coding sequence GTGTGGGACGTCGTGGTGGTCGGCGCCGGACCGGCCGGCGCCTCGGCGGCGCATGCGGCGGCCACGGCCGGCCGGCGCGTCCTGCTGTTGGAGAAGGCCGAACTGCCGCGCTACAAGACCTGCGGCGGCGGCATCATCGGCCCCTCGCGCGACGCCCTGCCGCCGGGCTTCGTGCTTTCCTTCCAGGACCGCGTCCACGCGGTCACCTTCTCCCTGAACGGCAAGCTGACGCGCACCCGCCGCTCGAAGGGCATGCTCTTCGGGCTCATCAACCGGCCCGAGTTCGACGCCGCGCTGGTCGCGGAGGCCGAGAAGGCCGGCGCGACCGTGCGGACGGGCACGGCCGTCAGCCGCGTCGAGCAGCACGGGGCGGCGGTGCCCGACCGGCGCACGGTCGCCGTGGTGCTCGCCGACGGCGAGACGGTCCTGGCCCGCGCCGTCGTCGGCGCGGACGGCAGCGCGAGCCGCATCGGCGCGCACGTCGGGGTGGAGATGGACCAGGTCGACCTGGGCCTGGAGGTCGAGATTCCGGTACCGGCCACGGTGGCGGAGGACTGGAAGGGACGGGTCCTCATCGACTGGGGCCCGCTGCCCGGCAGTTACGGCTGGGTCTTCCCCAAGGGGGACACCCTCACCGTCGGCGTCATCTCGGCGAAGGGGGAGGGCGCGGCCACCAAGCGGTACCTGGACGATTTCATCGCCCGCCTGGGCCTGGCCGGCTTCGAGCCCGCCGTCTCCTCCGGGCACCTGACGCGCTGCCGCACGCCGGACTCGCCGCTGTCGCGCGGCCGGGTCCTGGTGGCGGGGGACGCGGCCGGGCTGCTGGAGCCGTGGACGCGTGAGGGCATCTCGTTCGCGCTGCGCTCGGGACGGCTCGCGGGGGAGTGGGCCGTGAAGATCTCCGAGGCGCAGGACGCGGTGGACGCGCGGCGTCAGGCCCTGAACTACGCCTTCGCGGTCAAGGCCGGGCTCGGGGTGGAAATGGCCGTGGGCAAGCGGATGTTGACGGTGTTCGAGTCCCGTCCGGGGATGCTGCACGCGGCGATCACCGGATTCCGGCCGGCCTGGCTGGCGTTCGCCCGGATCACGCGGGGTGCGACGACGCTGGCGGACATGGTCCGTACGTACCCGATGGCCCGTAAGGCCCTGCACCTGCTGGACGCCCGTCAGGCGCGCGACGGCCGCGCCTGA
- a CDS encoding dipeptidase, with protein sequence MSQNPIAETVASLMPRAKAELAELVAFQSVADWAQFPQSESEAAAAWVANALRVEGFQDVALLDTPDGTQSVYGFLPGPEGAPTVLLYAHYDVQPPLDEAAWISPAFELTERDGRWYGRGAADCKGGFIMHLLALRALKANGGVPVSVKVIVEGSEEQGTGGLQQYAEAHPELLAADTIVIGDAGNFRLGLPTVTATLRGMTLIKVKIDTLGGNLHSGMFGGVAPDALAALIQLLASLRSADGSTTVDGLASDAVWEGLQYPEADFRADAKVLDGVELIGEGTIADRLWARPAVTVLGIDCPPVIGATPSVHASAGALISLRVPPGVDTAEAIKLLEAHLVAHTPWKARLELEVVGQGQPFQADTDSPAYASMAAAMSVAYPGQEMQVSGMGGSIPLCNTLTSLYPDAEMLLIGLSEPEAQIHAVNESVSPEELERLSVAEALFLVNYAESKRG encoded by the coding sequence ATGTCCCAGAATCCGATCGCCGAGACCGTCGCCTCGCTGATGCCCCGCGCCAAGGCGGAGCTGGCCGAGTTGGTGGCCTTCCAATCGGTCGCGGACTGGGCGCAGTTCCCCCAGAGCGAGAGCGAGGCCGCCGCGGCCTGGGTGGCGAACGCCCTGCGCGTCGAAGGCTTCCAGGACGTCGCGCTGCTCGACACCCCTGACGGCACCCAGTCCGTGTACGGCTTCCTGCCCGGCCCCGAAGGCGCCCCGACCGTCCTGCTGTACGCGCACTACGACGTGCAGCCGCCGCTGGACGAGGCCGCCTGGATCTCCCCCGCCTTCGAGCTGACCGAGCGCGACGGCCGCTGGTACGGGCGCGGCGCGGCCGACTGCAAGGGCGGGTTCATCATGCACCTGCTGGCGCTGCGCGCGCTGAAGGCGAACGGCGGCGTGCCGGTCTCGGTGAAGGTGATCGTCGAGGGTTCGGAGGAGCAGGGCACCGGTGGCCTCCAGCAGTACGCCGAGGCGCACCCGGAGCTGCTGGCCGCCGACACCATCGTCATCGGTGACGCGGGCAACTTCCGTCTCGGCCTGCCCACCGTCACGGCCACCCTGCGCGGCATGACCCTGATCAAGGTCAAGATCGACACGTTGGGCGGGAACCTGCACTCCGGCATGTTCGGCGGCGTCGCCCCCGACGCGCTCGCCGCGCTGATCCAGCTGCTCGCCTCGCTGCGCTCGGCCGACGGTTCCACGACCGTGGACGGTCTGGCGTCGGACGCGGTGTGGGAGGGCCTGCAGTATCCGGAGGCCGACTTCCGCGCCGACGCGAAGGTGCTGGACGGGGTCGAGCTGATCGGTGAGGGCACCATCGCCGACCGGCTCTGGGCCCGGCCCGCCGTCACCGTCCTGGGCATCGACTGCCCGCCGGTGATCGGCGCGACCCCGTCCGTGCACGCGAGCGCCGGCGCGCTGATCAGCCTGCGCGTGCCGCCGGGCGTGGACACCGCCGAGGCGATCAAGCTGCTGGAGGCGCACCTCGTGGCGCACACCCCGTGGAAGGCCCGCCTGGAGCTGGAGGTCGTCGGCCAGGGCCAGCCGTTCCAGGCGGACACCGACAGCCCGGCGTACGCGTCGATGGCGGCGGCGATGAGCGTCGCCTACCCCGGCCAGGAAATGCAGGTCAGCGGTATGGGCGGGTCGATCCCGCTGTGCAACACCCTGACCTCGCTCTACCCGGACGCCGAGATGCTGCTGATCGGCCTGAGCGAGCCGGAGGCCCAGATCCACGCGGTGAACGAGAGCGTGTCCCCCGAGGAGCTGGAGCGACTGTCGGTCGCGGAGGCCCTGTTCCTGGTGAACTACGCGGAGTCCAAGCGCGGCTGA
- a CDS encoding MBL fold metallo-hydrolase, whose amino-acid sequence MDLVEVLPNRLHMLRFPIGQAYLWQDGEALTLIDAGHAGSADAIEEAIRSLGLLPERLERIVLTHCHRDHVGAAGELAARRDARVWAHRLDAPVIRGELPVPEPALLDWELPLYAQGLTVPEAPPTPVDRELEHGEVLPFGEGAVVVHAPGHTPGSIGLHLPRHGVLFTGDCVAGVGQVMLGVFNVDRVQAMASFRRLAELAPSVACFGHGDPWVTDTAQTLLAAAESAEAAG is encoded by the coding sequence ATGGATCTCGTAGAAGTGCTCCCGAACCGGCTCCACATGCTCCGCTTCCCGATCGGCCAGGCCTACCTCTGGCAGGACGGCGAAGCCCTCACCCTCATCGACGCCGGTCACGCCGGATCGGCCGACGCGATCGAGGAGGCGATACGTTCCCTCGGGCTGCTGCCCGAGCGGCTGGAGCGGATCGTCCTGACGCACTGCCACCGCGATCACGTGGGCGCGGCCGGCGAACTGGCCGCCCGCCGGGACGCCCGGGTGTGGGCTCACCGCCTGGACGCCCCCGTGATCCGGGGCGAGTTGCCCGTACCGGAACCGGCCTTGTTGGACTGGGAACTCCCCCTGTACGCACAGGGGTTGACAGTTCCGGAGGCCCCGCCGACCCCGGTCGACCGGGAGTTGGAGCACGGCGAGGTGCTGCCCTTCGGCGAAGGGGCGGTGGTGGTCCACGCCCCGGGCCACACTCCGGGCAGCATCGGCCTGCACCTGCCTCGGCACGGCGTCCTGTTCACCGGCGACTGTGTGGCCGGGGTGGGGCAGGTGATGTTGGGCGTGTTCAACGTGGACCGCGTTCAGGCCATGGCGTCCTTCCGCCGCCTGGCCGAACTCGCCCCGTCCGTGGCCTGCTTCGGGCACGGCGACCCATGGGTGACCGACACGGCGCAGACGCTGCTCGCGGCGGCGGAGTCCGCCGAGGCGGCGGGTTGA
- a CDS encoding XRE family transcriptional regulator: MDTPQPYQTVLDEVAPRLKRLRAQRGLTLAALSEETGISKSTLSRLESGQRRPSLELLLPLAGAYRVPLDDLVGAPEVGDPRVRLKPHPLPNGGTVVPLTRTPGPLQAYKMIINDRGSEPDRRTHEGYEWLYVLDGRLRLVLGDHDLTLGPGEAAEFDTRVPHWFSSADGRPVEVLSLFGRQGERMHVRAKPQT, encoded by the coding sequence ATGGACACACCGCAGCCCTACCAGACGGTCCTGGACGAGGTCGCCCCCCGACTGAAGCGGCTGCGCGCCCAGCGGGGTCTGACCCTGGCCGCGCTCTCCGAGGAGACGGGCATCTCCAAGAGCACCCTCTCGCGGCTGGAGTCGGGGCAGCGCCGCCCGAGCCTGGAGCTGCTGCTGCCGCTGGCGGGCGCGTACCGGGTGCCGCTGGACGACCTCGTCGGCGCCCCGGAGGTGGGGGATCCCCGGGTCCGGCTGAAGCCGCACCCCCTGCCCAACGGCGGCACGGTCGTCCCGTTGACCCGGACCCCGGGGCCCCTCCAGGCGTACAAGATGATCATCAACGACCGGGGTTCCGAGCCCGACCGGCGTACGCACGAGGGCTACGAGTGGCTGTACGTGCTCGACGGCCGGCTGCGGCTCGTCCTCGGCGACCACGACCTGACACTCGGACCCGGCGAGGCCGCCGAGTTCGACACCCGCGTGCCCCACTGGTTCAGCAGCGCGGACGGGCGGCCCGTCGAGGTGCTCAGCCTCTTCGGCAGGCAGGGCGAACGCATGCACGTCCGAGCCAAGCCGCAGACGTAG
- a CDS encoding class I SAM-dependent methyltransferase, which yields MNAHEHDASAGRHEHRHRHTHGHGHGDTDVDWAALADHLESNAEVHLPAHLQVADRLRTLLGPDRPVRRVLDIGSGPGVMACVFAEAFPDAEVLAVDGTPELLERTLTRADRLGLAGRVAVHHTLLPEDLNGATGIASDLGTADLVWSSKAVHHLGDQQGALDALVGVLRPGGMLAVAEGGLPMRFLPRDIGLGRPGLQARLDAAQEGWFQDMREGLPGSAPVVEDWPAMLGRAGLTDVRSFTALLDLPAPLDDAGRAFLHAQLSRLREKMDEALDAADVETLDVLVDPASEQGILRRPDAFLLSAVTVFTGVRASS from the coding sequence ATGAACGCACACGAGCACGACGCCTCCGCGGGACGACACGAGCACCGGCACCGCCACACGCACGGCCACGGCCACGGCGACACCGACGTCGACTGGGCGGCGCTGGCCGACCACCTGGAGAGCAACGCCGAGGTCCACCTCCCGGCCCACCTCCAGGTCGCCGACCGCCTGCGCACCCTCCTCGGCCCGGACCGGCCGGTCCGTCGCGTCCTCGACATCGGCAGCGGGCCCGGCGTGATGGCCTGCGTGTTCGCCGAGGCCTTCCCGGATGCCGAGGTGCTCGCCGTGGACGGCACCCCCGAGCTGCTGGAGCGGACCCTGACCCGCGCCGACCGGCTGGGCCTCGCCGGCCGCGTCGCCGTCCACCACACGCTGCTGCCCGAGGACCTGAACGGCGCCACCGGGATCGCCTCCGACCTCGGCACGGCCGACCTCGTCTGGAGCAGCAAGGCCGTGCACCACCTCGGCGACCAGCAGGGCGCGCTCGACGCGCTGGTCGGCGTACTGCGGCCCGGCGGGATGCTCGCCGTGGCGGAGGGCGGTCTGCCGATGCGGTTCCTGCCGCGCGACATCGGCCTGGGCCGGCCGGGGCTCCAGGCCCGGCTGGACGCCGCCCAGGAGGGCTGGTTCCAGGACATGCGGGAGGGCCTGCCCGGCAGCGCCCCCGTCGTGGAGGACTGGCCGGCGATGCTCGGCCGGGCCGGACTGACCGACGTACGCTCCTTCACGGCGCTGCTCGACCTGCCGGCGCCGCTCGACGACGCGGGCCGGGCCTTCCTGCACGCGCAACTGTCCCGGCTGCGCGAAAAGATGGACGAGGCCTTGGACGCGGCCGACGTGGAGACCCTCGACGTGTTGGTCGACCCCGCCTCCGAGCAGGGCATCCTGCGCCGCCCCGACGCCTTCCTCCTGTCCGCCGTCACGGTCTTCACCGGTGTACGGGCGTCCTCGTGA
- a CDS encoding MFS transporter, whose translation MRPLDARRPGAPAPATPAAPAAWPAPVRWALAALALSMLLSSLGAGIANVALPTLAEAFAASFPQVQWVVLAYLLTVTTLIVSAGRLGDLLGRRRLLLAGIAVFTAASVLCGLAPTLGLLIAARAAQGLGAAVMMALTMAFVADAVPRESTGRAMGLLGTTSAIGTALGPSLGGVLLAGPGWRALFLVHVPLGVAAFLLARRGLPADRPAPRAEGGARFDHPGTVLLAVTLAAYALAMTLGRGAFGPTTWALSAVAVCGAVLFVRVEARAAAPLIRPSAFRDPELSAGLVMSALVSTVVMATLVVGPFHLSRALGQGAALTGLVLAVGPLVAALTGVPAGRLTDRFGARRTTVAGLLAMAVGACLLALTSPALGVPGHVAPLALLTCGYAVFQTANNAAVMADVPADRRGVVSGLLNLSRNLGLITGASAMGAVFALASGAAEVTTADPGAVATGTRITYAVTAALIVAALAVALAGRTLARRRAPRVR comes from the coding sequence GTGAGACCCCTCGACGCGCGCCGCCCCGGCGCACCGGCGCCGGCCACGCCCGCGGCGCCGGCGGCGTGGCCGGCGCCGGTGCGATGGGCCCTGGCGGCCCTGGCGTTGTCCATGCTGCTGTCCTCCCTCGGCGCCGGCATCGCGAACGTCGCCCTCCCCACCCTCGCCGAGGCGTTCGCGGCCTCCTTCCCGCAGGTCCAGTGGGTCGTCCTCGCCTACCTCCTCACCGTCACCACCCTGATCGTCAGTGCCGGACGCCTCGGTGACCTCCTCGGCCGCCGCCGGCTGCTCCTGGCCGGGATCGCCGTGTTCACCGCCGCCTCCGTGCTGTGCGGGCTCGCCCCGACGCTCGGGCTGCTGATCGCCGCCCGCGCGGCGCAGGGTCTCGGAGCGGCCGTGATGATGGCCCTGACGATGGCGTTCGTCGCGGACGCCGTCCCCCGCGAGAGCACCGGCCGGGCCATGGGCCTGCTGGGCACCACCTCCGCGATCGGTACCGCGCTCGGCCCGTCGCTGGGCGGGGTGTTGCTGGCCGGGCCCGGCTGGCGGGCGCTGTTCCTCGTCCACGTGCCGCTCGGCGTGGCGGCGTTCCTCCTGGCCCGTCGCGGGCTGCCCGCCGACCGGCCCGCGCCCCGGGCGGAGGGCGGGGCCCGCTTCGACCATCCCGGCACCGTGCTCCTCGCCGTCACCCTGGCCGCGTACGCGCTCGCGATGACCCTGGGGCGGGGCGCGTTCGGCCCGACGACCTGGGCGCTGTCGGCCGTGGCCGTCTGCGGGGCCGTGTTGTTCGTACGGGTCGAGGCGCGGGCGGCGGCGCCGCTGATCCGGCCGTCGGCGTTCCGGGACCCGGAGCTGAGCGCCGGTCTGGTCATGAGCGCGCTCGTCTCGACGGTGGTGATGGCGACGCTCGTCGTCGGCCCCTTCCACCTCTCGCGGGCGCTCGGGCAGGGCGCCGCCCTGACCGGCCTCGTCCTGGCGGTCGGTCCGCTCGTCGCCGCGCTGACCGGCGTACCGGCCGGGCGCCTCACCGACCGGTTCGGCGCCCGCCGGACGACCGTCGCCGGACTGCTCGCCATGGCCGTCGGCGCGTGTCTGCTCGCACTGACGTCCCCGGCGCTCGGCGTCCCCGGCCACGTCGCCCCGCTGGCGTTGCTCACCTGCGGTTACGCCGTGTTCCAGACGGCGAACAACGCCGCCGTGATGGCGGACGTGCCCGCGGACCGGCGGGGCGTGGTGTCGGGGCTGCTGAACCTGTCGCGCAACCTCGGGCTGATCACCGGCGCCTCGGCGATGGGGGCCGTGTTCGCCCTGGCGTCGGGGGCGGCGGAGGTCACGACGGCGGACCCGGGGGCCGTCGCCACCGGCACCCGGATCACGTACGCCGTCACCGCGGCCCTGATCGTCGCGGCGCTCGCCGTGGCCCTGGCCGGCCGGACGCTCGCCCGCCGCCGGGCACCGCGCGTGCGGTGA
- a CDS encoding NUDIX hydrolase has protein sequence MIVWINGTFSAGKTSTARELTGLLPDSTLYDPELIGDALRALLPRKRLAEVTDYQDLPSWRRLVVDAAAALLAEVGGVLVVPMTLLRQEYRDEIFGGLAARRIPVRHVLLAPAETILRERIATRREPGPPELVDVHVRQWAYDHLPVYRQALGWLTADAHVIDNGHLTVRETAQRIAEAVRTDTATVCDIVQTPEPTRETVASGVLFFDAEDRVLLVDPTYKPGWEFPGGVVEPGEAPARAGVREVEEELGLTLDRAPDLLVVDWEPPRAPAYGGLRLLFDGGRLDPTLIARLRLPGPELRAWRFVTEPEAAELLPPQRYERLRWALRARERGRPLYLEAGRPTP, from the coding sequence GTGATTGTCTGGATCAACGGCACGTTCAGTGCCGGGAAGACCAGCACGGCCCGCGAGCTGACCGGACTCCTACCGGACAGCACCCTGTACGACCCGGAGCTCATCGGCGACGCGCTGCGCGCGCTCCTGCCGCGCAAACGCCTCGCGGAGGTCACGGACTACCAGGACCTCCCGAGTTGGCGACGGCTCGTGGTGGACGCGGCGGCGGCCCTGTTGGCCGAGGTGGGCGGGGTGTTGGTCGTACCGATGACGCTGCTGCGCCAGGAGTACCGCGACGAGATCTTCGGGGGGCTCGCCGCCCGCCGGATCCCGGTACGACACGTGCTGCTCGCACCGGCGGAAACGATCCTGCGGGAGCGGATAGCGACCCGACGGGAACCGGGGCCGCCGGAGCTGGTCGACGTCCACGTCAGGCAGTGGGCCTACGACCACCTCCCGGTGTACCGGCAGGCGCTCGGCTGGCTGACCGCCGACGCGCACGTCATCGACAACGGACACCTGACGGTCCGGGAGACGGCCCAGCGCATCGCCGAGGCCGTACGCACCGACACGGCGACGGTCTGCGACATCGTGCAGACACCGGAACCGACGCGCGAGACGGTGGCCTCGGGCGTGCTGTTCTTCGACGCCGAGGACCGGGTGCTCCTCGTCGATCCGACGTACAAGCCGGGCTGGGAGTTCCCCGGCGGCGTGGTCGAGCCCGGCGAGGCGCCGGCGCGGGCGGGCGTACGCGAGGTCGAGGAGGAACTCGGCCTGACGCTGGACCGGGCGCCGGACCTGCTCGTGGTCGACTGGGAACCGCCCCGCGCACCCGCCTACGGGGGACTGCGGCTCCTCTTCGACGGCGGCCGGCTCGACCCGACGCTGATCGCCCGACTGCGCCTGCCCGGCCCCGAGTTGCGGGCCTGGCGCTTCGTCACCGAGCCGGAGGCCGCCGAGCTGCTGCCGCCGCAGCGCTACGAGCGCCTGCGCTGGGCCCTGCGCGCCCGCGAACGCGGGCGGCCGCTGTACCTGGAGGCCGGCCGGCCCACGCCGTGA
- a CDS encoding LacI family DNA-binding transcriptional regulator, whose translation MKDVAARAGVGLKTVSRVVNGEPGVTPDTEQRVQEAIEALGFRRNDSARVLRKGRTATVGLVLEDLADPFYGPLNRAVEEVARTHGALLINGSSAEDPERERELALALCARRVDGLIVIPAGDDHRYLEPEIRAGMAMVFVDRPAGRIEADVVLSDSFGGARDGVAHLIAGGHRRIGFIGDQPHIHTATERLRGYRAAMADAGLPVAESWVSVGPTAPERVAAAARAMLEGPEPVSAFFAGNNRVTVTVVRVLADRDRPVALVGFDDFELADLLRPGVTVVAQDAAALGRVATDRLFQRLAGADLPPARIELPTRLIPRGSGELPPTP comes from the coding sequence ATGAAGGACGTGGCGGCACGGGCGGGCGTGGGTCTGAAGACGGTGTCCCGGGTCGTCAACGGCGAACCGGGCGTGACCCCCGACACCGAGCAGCGGGTCCAGGAGGCCATCGAGGCGCTCGGCTTTCGCCGCAACGACAGCGCGCGCGTGTTGCGCAAGGGGCGTACGGCGACGGTGGGGCTGGTCCTGGAGGACCTCGCGGACCCCTTCTACGGTCCGCTGAACCGGGCCGTCGAGGAGGTGGCCCGTACGCACGGCGCGCTGCTCATCAACGGGTCCAGCGCCGAGGATCCGGAACGCGAGCGGGAGTTGGCCCTCGCTCTGTGCGCCCGCCGGGTGGACGGGCTGATCGTGATCCCGGCCGGCGACGACCACCGCTATCTGGAACCGGAGATCCGGGCGGGGATGGCGATGGTGTTCGTCGATCGTCCGGCCGGTCGGATCGAGGCGGACGTGGTGCTGTCGGACAGCTTCGGCGGCGCCCGCGACGGGGTGGCGCACCTGATCGCGGGCGGGCACCGCCGGATCGGTTTCATCGGCGACCAGCCGCACATCCACACGGCGACGGAGCGTCTGCGCGGCTACCGGGCGGCGATGGCGGACGCGGGCCTGCCCGTGGCCGAATCCTGGGTGTCCGTCGGCCCCACGGCCCCGGAACGGGTCGCGGCGGCGGCCCGCGCGATGCTCGAAGGCCCCGAGCCGGTGTCGGCCTTCTTCGCCGGCAACAACCGGGTGACGGTCACGGTGGTACGAGTCCTCGCGGACCGGGACCGGCCGGTGGCGCTGGTCGGCTTCGACGACTTCGAGCTGGCCGACCTGCTGCGCCCGGGGGTCACGGTGGTCGCCCAGGACGCGGCGGCCCTCGGCCGGGTGGCCACGGACCGCCTCTTCCAGCGCCTGGCGGGCGCCGACCTCCCCCCGGCCCGCATCGAACTCCCGACGCGCCTGATCCCGCGCGGCTCGGGCGAACTCCCGCCGACGCCCTGA
- a CDS encoding helix-turn-helix domain-containing protein, whose translation MISFGLGVEDLADTRFAVSPLGETVFSLRVLREPGLSALHLPWRRSVLGRLGGLDTALLLSLVAQRRTLPDFLTPPPASFDPSFEEELGAVRATPPDLVRRDLLAAHAPDPLPAPIEDAYRADDAKVIAVRDAICEVLEAYWEIAIRPMWPRMRLLLEADMTYRARQLAVGGARRLFAGMHPNLHWHEGVLHVDRMIHSHHVEARGRGLLLVPSVFVHKPAPPVSPQEAPLLVYPSRGVATMWTPVPTADASTLDALLGAPRARLLRVLDEPLPTIEIARRFRVTPSAVSQHLRVLHGAGLLTRARDGRLVLYRRSPLGDRLVGPEPPG comes from the coding sequence ATGATCAGCTTCGGGCTCGGCGTCGAGGACCTCGCCGACACGCGGTTCGCGGTCTCGCCGCTCGGCGAGACGGTCTTCAGCCTGCGCGTGCTGCGCGAGCCCGGCCTCTCCGCCCTCCACCTGCCCTGGCGCAGGTCCGTCCTCGGCCGCCTCGGCGGCCTCGACACGGCCTTGTTGCTGTCCCTGGTGGCGCAGCGGCGCACCCTGCCGGACTTCCTGACCCCGCCGCCGGCGAGCTTCGATCCCTCCTTCGAGGAGGAGTTGGGAGCCGTCCGCGCCACCCCACCGGACCTGGTCCGACGCGATCTGCTCGCCGCGCACGCCCCGGATCCCCTTCCCGCGCCCATCGAGGACGCCTACCGCGCCGACGACGCGAAGGTGATCGCGGTACGGGACGCCATCTGCGAGGTCCTGGAGGCGTACTGGGAGATCGCCATCCGTCCGATGTGGCCGCGGATGAGGCTGCTGCTGGAAGCGGACATGACCTACCGCGCGCGACAACTCGCCGTGGGCGGCGCTCGGCGGCTGTTCGCCGGCATGCACCCGAACCTGCACTGGCACGAGGGCGTGCTCCACGTCGACCGGATGATCCACAGTCACCACGTCGAGGCGCGCGGCCGGGGGTTGCTCCTCGTCCCCTCCGTGTTCGTCCACAAGCCGGCGCCGCCCGTCAGCCCGCAGGAGGCGCCCCTGCTGGTGTACCCGAGCCGGGGCGTGGCGACGATGTGGACCCCCGTGCCCACCGCCGACGCGTCCACGCTGGACGCGCTGCTCGGCGCCCCCAGGGCGCGGCTGCTGCGGGTCCTCGACGAGCCGCTGCCCACGATCGAGATCGCCCGCCGGTTCCGGGTCACCCCGAGTGCCGTCTCCCAGCACCTGCGCGTCCTGCACGGCGCGGGTCTGTTGACCCGGGCCCGGGACGGGCGGCTGGTGCTGTACCGACGCAGCCCGCTGGGTGACCGGCTGGTGGGCCCTGAGCCGCCGGGCTGA
- a CDS encoding aldolase/citrate lyase family protein, which yields MGQQEKVATSLAGAVSEGISASLAPVDAELARHYPGDPGTRQPIHTVYVPGDVFAADTIRSWGDQALAALDEHAPDAATFAKVLGISDELAVPVYERVRAKLRTEPIEDLRVDFEDGFGVRSDEEEDQAAARAARLISEAYSNGTNAPYMGIRMKCMESNVRDRGIRTTDVFLSGLLAHGGLPDNLVLTLPKVTYAEQVSAFVKLLEAFETARGLRPGRIGFEIQIETSQSILASDGTATVARMIEASQGRATGLHYGTFDYSACVGVSAAYQASDHPAADHAKAIMQVAAAGTGVRVSDGSTNVLPIGTTEKVHEAWRLHYGLTRRALARAYYQGWDMHPGHLPTRYAAVFTFYREGLETAAARLKAYVAKIEGDVMDEPATAKALAGYLVRGLDCGAVGIEEVTSLTGLTRAELDAFAIPRRSATLTATA from the coding sequence ATGGGTCAGCAGGAGAAGGTGGCGACGAGCCTCGCAGGCGCGGTCAGCGAGGGCATCAGCGCCTCCCTGGCGCCGGTGGACGCGGAACTCGCGCGGCACTACCCGGGCGACCCCGGCACCCGTCAGCCCATCCACACCGTCTACGTCCCCGGTGACGTCTTCGCGGCCGACACCATCCGCTCCTGGGGCGACCAGGCCCTCGCCGCCCTCGACGAGCACGCCCCCGACGCCGCCACCTTCGCCAAGGTCCTCGGCATCTCCGACGAGCTGGCCGTACCGGTCTACGAGCGCGTCCGCGCCAAGCTGCGGACCGAGCCCATCGAGGACCTCCGCGTCGACTTCGAGGACGGTTTCGGCGTCCGCTCCGACGAGGAGGAGGACCAGGCCGCCGCCCGCGCCGCCCGGCTGATCTCCGAGGCGTACTCCAACGGCACCAACGCCCCGTACATGGGCATCCGCATGAAGTGCATGGAGTCCAACGTCCGCGACCGCGGCATCCGCACCACCGACGTCTTCCTGTCAGGCCTCCTCGCCCACGGCGGCCTCCCGGACAACCTGGTCCTGACCCTCCCCAAGGTGACCTACGCCGAGCAGGTGTCCGCGTTCGTCAAGCTGCTGGAGGCGTTCGAGACCGCGCGCGGCCTGCGTCCGGGCCGGATCGGCTTCGAGATCCAGATCGAGACCAGCCAGTCGATCCTGGCCTCCGACGGCACCGCCACCGTGGCCCGCATGATCGAGGCCTCCCAGGGCCGCGCCACCGGCCTGCACTACGGCACCTTCGACTACAGCGCCTGCGTCGGCGTCTCCGCCGCCTACCAGGCCAGCGACCACCCCGCCGCCGACCACGCCAAGGCGATCATGCAGGTCGCGGCCGCCGGCACCGGCGTGCGGGTCTCCGACGGCTCCACCAACGTGCTGCCGATCGGCACCACCGAGAAGGTCCACGAGGCCTGGAGGCTGCACTACGGCCTCACCCGCCGCGCACTGGCCCGCGCCTACTACCAGGGCTGGGACATGCACCCGGGCCACCTCCCCACCCGCTACGCGGCCGTCTTCACCTTCTACCGCGAGGGCCTGGAGACCGCCGCCGCCCGCCTCAAGGCCTACGTCGCCAAGATCGAGGGCGACGTGATGGACGAGCCCGCCACCGCCAAGGCCCTGGCCGGCTACCTGGTGCGCGGCCTCGACTGCGGCGCGGTCGGCATCGAGGAGGTCACCTCCCTCACCGGCCTGACCCGCGCCGAACTCGACGCCTTCGCCATCCCGCGTCGCTCGGCGACCCTGACGGCGACCGCCTGA